In Gemmatimonadota bacterium, the following are encoded in one genomic region:
- a CDS encoding septum formation initiator family protein, which yields MKRFAVALGLVLVVYFAVQGGEYSTTDLFRQRSRDAVLRRTIDSLQHDVDSLTRLKRRLATDPVLQERIAREENGMVRSDKELIYRFTEAEKPAKGTK from the coding sequence ATGAAACGATTCGCCGTCGCCCTCGGGCTCGTGCTCGTCGTGTACTTCGCGGTGCAGGGAGGCGAATACTCGACCACGGACCTGTTTCGGCAGCGCTCACGCGACGCGGTGTTGCGGCGCACGATCGACTCGCTCCAGCATGATGTCGATTCGCTCACGCGCCTGAAGCGGCGTCTTGCGACCGATCCCGTGTTGCAGGAGCGAATCGCGCGCGAGGAGAACGGGATGGTGCGCAGCGACAAGGAGTTGATCTACCGCTTCACCGAGGCAGAGAAGCCAGCGAAGGGGACGAAATAG
- a CDS encoding 1-deoxy-D-xylulose-5-phosphate synthase — protein MLDRLQLPADLRALTPGELQAVADAVRARLIDVCSRTGGHIGAGLGVVELSVALHAAFETPRDQLVWDVGHQGYPHKVLTGRNDRMETIRQEGGLSGFLKRGESAYDAFGAGHAATSISAALGIAAGRDLQGDDYKVVAIIGDGSLTSGLAYEALNNAGHSDRDVIVVLNDNEMSIAPNVGAMSKYLNQVQRNPIYNRIRGKIGELVESNRALELLVRKWEESVKSFLTPGVLFEELGFRYFGPIDGHDMGALLETFTAVRAMTGPRLVHVATQKGRGFPAGEHGEKWHALPPGHDPATGKVLRVSTANPAYTAVFGRGLADLMTERADVVAITAAMPSGTGTGTVAAAHPSRFFDVGIAEGHAVTFAAGMATRGIRPVVAIYSTFLQRAYDNVIHDVALQRLPVTFAMDRAGFVGEDGETHMGLYDISYMLTVPNMTLAVPKDSTEMLGMLRTAVSHDGPFAFRFPRDAAPDVAPPIAEVAPVPVGTWEVLRQGRDIAVLAMGPMVQQALRAAETLAAEGIDLTVVNCRYLKPYDEITLHALSAHHRVLLTVEEGSVVNGFGAMLAAVVARVEPNVRVVAHGVPDRIIYAASRSRQLASCGLDAPGIAARVRALLTSEAVAG, from the coding sequence ATGCTTGACCGACTCCAGTTGCCGGCGGACCTGCGCGCGCTCACCCCGGGTGAGCTGCAAGCCGTGGCGGACGCCGTGCGCGCGCGCCTCATCGACGTGTGTTCGCGCACGGGGGGGCACATCGGGGCGGGACTGGGGGTCGTCGAGTTGAGCGTGGCGCTGCACGCGGCGTTCGAGACGCCGCGTGACCAGCTGGTGTGGGACGTGGGGCACCAGGGCTACCCGCACAAGGTGCTCACCGGGCGCAATGACCGGATGGAGACGATCCGGCAGGAGGGGGGGCTGTCGGGCTTCCTCAAGCGCGGCGAGAGCGCGTACGACGCCTTCGGCGCCGGGCACGCGGCCACCTCGATTTCGGCGGCGTTAGGCATCGCGGCGGGGCGCGACCTGCAGGGGGATGACTACAAGGTGGTCGCGATCATCGGCGATGGCTCGCTCACCAGCGGGCTGGCGTACGAGGCGCTCAACAATGCCGGGCACAGCGACCGCGATGTCATCGTGGTGCTCAACGACAACGAGATGTCGATTGCCCCGAACGTGGGGGCGATGTCGAAGTACCTCAACCAGGTGCAACGCAACCCGATCTACAACCGCATCCGCGGGAAGATCGGCGAACTGGTGGAGAGCAATCGCGCGCTCGAGCTGCTGGTGCGCAAGTGGGAGGAGAGCGTCAAGTCGTTCCTCACCCCCGGCGTGCTCTTCGAAGAGTTAGGGTTCCGCTACTTCGGCCCCATTGACGGGCACGACATGGGGGCGCTGCTGGAGACGTTCACCGCCGTGCGCGCCATGACGGGGCCGCGCCTGGTGCATGTGGCCACGCAGAAAGGGCGGGGCTTTCCCGCCGGGGAACACGGGGAGAAGTGGCACGCCCTGCCCCCCGGCCACGATCCGGCCACCGGAAAGGTCCTGCGTGTCTCGACCGCCAACCCGGCGTACACGGCGGTCTTCGGACGCGGCCTGGCCGACCTGATGACGGAGCGTGCCGATGTCGTCGCGATCACCGCGGCGATGCCGAGTGGGACTGGGACGGGGACCGTGGCCGCCGCGCACCCGTCGCGCTTCTTCGACGTCGGGATCGCCGAGGGGCACGCCGTGACCTTTGCCGCGGGGATGGCGACGCGCGGCATCCGCCCCGTGGTCGCGATCTACTCGACGTTCCTCCAGCGCGCGTACGACAACGTCATCCACGACGTGGCGTTGCAGCGGCTCCCGGTCACGTTCGCGATGGACCGTGCCGGCTTCGTCGGCGAAGACGGCGAGACGCACATGGGGCTGTACGACATCTCGTACATGCTCACGGTGCCGAACATGACGCTGGCGGTCCCCAAGGATTCGACCGAGATGCTGGGGATGCTGCGCACGGCGGTGTCGCACGACGGGCCGTTTGCCTTCCGCTTTCCGCGCGATGCGGCCCCCGACGTGGCGCCACCGATCGCCGAGGTCGCCCCGGTGCCGGTGGGGACGTGGGAAGTCCTCCGGCAGGGGCGCGACATCGCCGTGCTCGCGATGGGACCCATGGTGCAGCAGGCGCTGCGAGCGGCGGAGACCCTGGCGGCGGAGGGGATCGACCTGACGGTAGTGAACTGTCGCTACCTCAAGCCGTACGATGAGATCACGCTGCACGCACTCTCGGCGCACCATCGCGTGCTGCTGACAGTGGAGGAAGGGAGCGTGGTGAACGGCTTCGGCGCGATGCTCGCGGCGGTGGTGGCGCGCGTGGAGCCTAACGTGCGGGTGGTAGCGCACGGCGTCCCGGATCGCATCATCTACGCGGCCTCACGGTCGCGGCAGCTCGCAAGCTGCGGACTCGACGCGCCGGGGATCGCCGCGCGGGTGCGCGCGCTGCTCACGAGCGAGGCGGTCGCCGGGTGA
- a CDS encoding 1-acyl-sn-glycerol-3-phosphate acyltransferase — protein MRALLVGLTFLLVTPTIGGLVFVAAMLRLPDRRGSIYDWGPRLWAKAILWAGGVRLHLHNAERISRDGARIYVANHISLFDVFALAGVLPRSKWIAKAELLRIPIFGPAAKAAGMIFIERNNRKAAFAQYEKAARTIQAGASVIVCPEGTRGDGYALRPFKKGPFVLAIAAGVPIVPTIVYGTIAVHPKGARRVRAGDVHLHFLDEIPTDGYGYDQRGELAQLTWDRMAEALHDVYGVASAAVPDRDPAGVAE, from the coding sequence ATGCGCGCGCTTCTTGTTGGCCTGACGTTCCTGCTGGTGACCCCCACGATTGGGGGGCTGGTCTTTGTCGCGGCGATGCTGCGCCTGCCCGACCGCCGTGGCTCCATCTACGATTGGGGCCCGCGCCTCTGGGCCAAGGCGATCCTGTGGGCGGGGGGCGTGCGACTGCACCTCCACAACGCCGAACGCATCTCGCGCGACGGCGCGCGCATCTACGTGGCGAATCACATCTCGTTGTTCGACGTCTTTGCGCTCGCTGGCGTCCTGCCGCGTTCCAAGTGGATCGCCAAGGCAGAGCTGCTGCGCATTCCGATTTTCGGCCCGGCGGCCAAGGCCGCGGGGATGATCTTCATCGAGCGGAACAACCGGAAAGCGGCCTTCGCGCAGTACGAGAAGGCGGCGCGCACCATCCAAGCCGGCGCATCGGTGATCGTCTGCCCCGAAGGGACGCGCGGCGACGGCTACGCCCTGCGCCCCTTCAAGAAGGGTCCCTTCGTCCTCGCGATCGCTGCGGGCGTCCCCATCGTCCCGACCATCGTCTATGGGACGATCGCCGTACACCCCAAGGGGGCCCGGCGCGTGCGGGCGGGCGACGTGCACCTGCACTTTCTGGATGAGATTCCCACCGACGGCTACGGCTACGACCAGCGCGGCGAGCTCGCCCAGCTCACGTGGGACCGCATGGCCGAAGCGCTGCACGACGTTTACGGCGTCGCGAGCGCCGCGGTCCCCGATCGCGATCCGGCCGGCGTCGCCGAGTGA
- a CDS encoding NAD(P)H-hydrate dehydratase, translating to MTARVVTSDQAAARDAAAIAAGIPSLQLMRRAGAGAARVILDRFAPARGRRALVCCGPGNNGGDGWIVAAELARAGMLVHVEQVLEPRTTDATTAREDALPFVALGTPASPPDVVVDALLGTGAQGPLRGAVAESATRINEARRHGAIVVALDLPSGVDASTGELAPGAVRADLTITFGTVKRGQLLSRSACGEIVALDIGLGEHADLADGAPVLIDRPWVAARVPPIAAEAHKGTRRRLLIVGGDRGMAGAVSLAARGALHAGIGMVKVCVHEASVAPLQASVAEATAAPWPDGPPDEALVAWPHVLLIGPGLGAGAGGRERVTRWLTSWSGPVMLDADALNAFAGDETALGDLLDGRNAIVTPHPLEFARLIGVDLDTVLDERFEVGARLARALHATVILKGVPTVVTAPDGESVVCAAGTPVLGTAGSGDLLAGIAATLLAQGGDPFAAAACAAWIHGKAGELANAGRPVRGVTLDDVLRSLNEAWRLEPAPSDDYLARLPRVGDT from the coding sequence ATGACGGCCCGCGTCGTGACATCCGATCAGGCTGCCGCTCGAGACGCCGCAGCGATCGCCGCGGGGATCCCATCGCTCCAACTGATGCGTCGCGCCGGTGCAGGCGCGGCGCGCGTCATCCTCGACCGCTTCGCACCGGCACGGGGCCGCCGTGCCCTCGTCTGCTGCGGTCCAGGGAACAACGGGGGCGACGGCTGGATCGTCGCCGCCGAACTCGCCCGCGCCGGCATGCTCGTGCATGTCGAGCAGGTCCTTGAGCCGCGCACCACCGACGCCACCACCGCGCGCGAGGACGCTCTCCCGTTCGTCGCGTTAGGCACGCCGGCGTCACCCCCGGACGTCGTCGTCGACGCCCTCCTAGGCACTGGCGCACAGGGTCCGCTGCGCGGGGCGGTCGCCGAATCGGCGACGCGCATCAACGAAGCGCGCCGGCACGGCGCGATCGTCGTCGCCCTCGACCTTCCATCCGGCGTCGACGCCAGCACCGGCGAACTCGCGCCGGGCGCCGTGCGCGCCGACCTCACGATCACCTTCGGGACCGTCAAGCGTGGACAGCTCCTGTCTCGCTCGGCGTGCGGTGAGATCGTCGCCCTCGACATCGGGCTGGGGGAACACGCCGACCTCGCCGATGGTGCCCCGGTGCTAATCGACCGACCGTGGGTTGCCGCACGCGTCCCGCCGATCGCCGCCGAGGCGCACAAGGGGACCCGGCGACGCCTGCTCATCGTCGGGGGCGACCGCGGAATGGCCGGCGCGGTCTCGCTCGCCGCTCGCGGGGCCCTCCACGCAGGAATCGGCATGGTCAAGGTCTGCGTGCACGAGGCGAGCGTCGCCCCGCTTCAGGCCTCCGTCGCCGAGGCGACGGCCGCCCCCTGGCCCGACGGTCCTCCCGACGAGGCGCTCGTGGCCTGGCCACACGTCCTGCTCATCGGCCCGGGGCTCGGCGCAGGAGCGGGCGGTCGCGAACGCGTCACCCGGTGGCTCACCTCCTGGTCGGGCCCGGTGATGCTCGACGCCGATGCGCTCAACGCCTTCGCCGGCGACGAGACCGCGCTCGGCGACCTGCTCGACGGGCGCAATGCCATCGTCACACCACATCCCCTGGAATTTGCCCGGCTCATTGGCGTCGACCTCGATACTGTCCTCGATGAACGCTTCGAGGTGGGGGCTCGGCTCGCACGCGCGCTGCACGCGACGGTGATTCTGAAAGGCGTCCCCACCGTCGTGACGGCTCCCGACGGTGAATCGGTGGTGTGCGCGGCGGGAACCCCCGTGTTGGGGACGGCGGGGAGTGGCGACCTGCTGGCGGGCATCGCGGCCACGCTGCTCGCGCAGGGCGGCGACCCGTTCGCCGCGGCGGCGTGCGCGGCGTGGATCCACGGCAAGGCTGGGGAGCTGGCCAACGCCGGCCGCCCGGTTCGCGGCGTGACGCTCGACGATGTGCTTCGTTCCCTGAACGAGGCGTGGCGACTCGAGCCAGCCCCTTCCGACGACTATTTGGCCCGCCTGCCGCGGGTCGGCGACACGTAA
- the eno gene encoding phosphopyruvate hydratase, with amino-acid sequence MSTILDIHAREILDSRGNPTIEVDVTLQSGAAGRAAVPSGASTGEHEALELRDGDAKRYLGKGVQTAVQNVIESIGPALRGMDATEQVEIDRTMIDLDGTPNKGKLGANAILGVSMAVARAAAVESGLPLYRYLGGPLSRTMPVPLMNILNGGAHSTNTVDFQEYMIVPVGAESFAEALRMGAEVFHSLKKVLVKRKLSTGVGDEGGFAPDLKSDEDALKVVIEAIEAAGYAPGKEIALALDCAASELFEKKGKKYTFKKSGGGTRDAKGMVELYAKWLDEYPIVSIEDGLAEDDWDGWAQLTATLGDRCQLVGDDLFVTNTERLAKGIEGGIANAILIKVNQIGTLTETLESIEMARAAGYLSIISHRSGETEDTFIADLAVGTGAGQIKTGSASRTDRVAKYNQLLRIEEQLGDIAEYPGGAIYGL; translated from the coding sequence ATGTCCACCATCCTCGACATCCACGCGCGCGAGATCCTCGACAGCCGCGGCAATCCCACCATCGAGGTCGACGTGACGCTGCAGAGCGGCGCTGCCGGTCGCGCGGCGGTCCCGTCCGGCGCCTCCACCGGCGAGCATGAAGCGCTCGAACTGCGCGACGGCGATGCCAAGCGCTACTTGGGCAAGGGCGTGCAGACGGCGGTGCAGAACGTCATCGAGTCGATTGGCCCGGCGCTGCGCGGCATGGACGCCACGGAGCAGGTCGAAATCGACCGCACGATGATCGACCTGGACGGAACGCCAAACAAGGGAAAGCTGGGCGCGAACGCGATCCTGGGCGTCTCGATGGCGGTGGCGCGTGCAGCGGCCGTGGAAAGCGGCCTCCCGCTGTATCGGTACCTCGGCGGCCCGCTGTCGCGCACCATGCCCGTGCCGCTCATGAACATCCTCAACGGCGGCGCGCACTCGACCAACACGGTCGACTTCCAGGAATACATGATCGTCCCGGTGGGCGCCGAGTCGTTTGCAGAGGCGCTGCGCATGGGGGCGGAGGTCTTCCACTCGCTCAAGAAGGTCCTCGTCAAGCGCAAGCTCAGCACCGGCGTCGGTGATGAAGGGGGCTTTGCCCCGGACCTCAAGAGCGACGAGGACGCGCTGAAGGTCGTCATCGAGGCGATCGAGGCGGCGGGCTACGCGCCGGGCAAGGAGATCGCGCTCGCGCTCGATTGCGCCGCGTCGGAGCTGTTCGAGAAGAAGGGGAAGAAGTACACGTTCAAGAAGAGCGGCGGCGGCACGCGCGACGCGAAGGGGATGGTCGAGCTCTACGCCAAGTGGCTGGATGAGTATCCCATCGTCTCCATCGAGGACGGACTCGCCGAGGACGATTGGGATGGATGGGCGCAGCTGACGGCCACGTTAGGCGATCGTTGCCAGCTCGTCGGCGACGACCTCTTCGTGACCAACACCGAGCGCCTGGCCAAGGGGATCGAAGGCGGGATCGCCAACGCGATCCTCATCAAGGTCAACCAGATCGGCACGCTCACCGAGACGCTGGAGTCGATCGAGATGGCGCGCGCCGCCGGCTATCTCTCGATCATCTCGCACCGCAGTGGCGAGACCGAGGACACGTTCATCGCCGACCTTGCCGTCGGGACCGGGGCAGGGCAGATCAAGACCGGGAGCGCCTCGCGTACCGACCGCGTGGCGAAGTACAACCAGCTGCTCCGCATCGAGGAACAACTCGGCGACATCGCGGAGTATCCGGGTGGGGCGATCTACGGCCTGTGA
- a CDS encoding type II secretion system protein produces the protein MRNRRGFSIPELLVVMTIMGILVRLGFPRYSELRRQAEARAIIGDVQAVRVAAYNYNTERQSWPAEAAAGSVPPELAPLLPDGFPFRRANYTMDWEVWPGAGSSSSSAVNSASPLIALSIDTPDTLLTSALRSAAKVGIPYLISGSQTTFLLAGFGNNY, from the coding sequence ATGCGCAACCGCCGCGGTTTCTCGATTCCTGAGCTGTTGGTCGTCATGACGATCATGGGCATCCTCGTGCGCCTCGGATTCCCGCGCTACAGCGAGCTGCGGCGCCAGGCCGAGGCGCGCGCCATCATCGGCGACGTACAAGCGGTTCGCGTGGCCGCCTACAACTACAACACCGAGCGACAGTCCTGGCCGGCCGAAGCGGCAGCCGGTAGCGTGCCGCCCGAACTGGCCCCGCTGTTGCCCGACGGATTCCCCTTTCGCCGCGCCAACTACACCATGGACTGGGAGGTATGGCCCGGCGCCGGCAGCAGCTCCTCCAGCGCTGTGAACTCCGCCTCGCCGCTCATCGCTCTCTCGATCGACACCCCCGACACGCTGTTGACGAGCGCTCTGCGCTCTGCCGCGAAGGTGGGCATTCCCTACTTGATCTCCGGCTCGCAGACCACGTTCTTGCTCGCGGGGTTCGGCAACAACTATTGA
- a CDS encoding DUF1028 domain-containing protein, which produces MPRSLALLSRALLALILIAPVAGAQAHDAPSRPWPPVATFSILGYDPATGEVGGAVQSRVFSVGNGVLWAEAGVGVVATQAIVDVSYGPQALALLRGGMNPKDVVQKVWGDDPDPRPTDWTKQGRQFAVMNARGEVAAFTGPKASTWAGDRQGRYCSAQGNILAGEAVVTSMVEAFERTTGHLSLRLQAALEAGQAAGGDTRGMQSAAMVIVKQGAGVWLHNDVVLRLQVDDAPEPIKELRRLVEKAAEQRARIRR; this is translated from the coding sequence GTGCCTCGCTCGCTTGCCCTGCTGTCTCGAGCCCTGCTCGCGCTCATCCTCATCGCCCCGGTCGCTGGCGCGCAGGCGCATGACGCACCGTCGCGTCCCTGGCCGCCGGTCGCGACCTTCTCGATCCTGGGCTACGACCCGGCGACGGGCGAAGTGGGAGGCGCCGTGCAGTCGCGCGTCTTTTCCGTGGGGAACGGTGTCCTCTGGGCGGAGGCCGGCGTGGGCGTGGTCGCCACGCAGGCGATCGTGGACGTGAGCTACGGCCCGCAAGCGCTCGCGCTCCTGCGTGGCGGGATGAACCCTAAGGACGTCGTGCAGAAGGTCTGGGGCGACGATCCCGACCCCCGTCCCACGGACTGGACCAAGCAGGGGCGACAGTTCGCCGTGATGAATGCCCGCGGCGAGGTCGCGGCCTTCACCGGGCCCAAGGCGTCGACCTGGGCGGGCGATCGACAGGGGCGCTATTGCTCGGCCCAGGGCAACATCCTGGCGGGAGAAGCCGTGGTCACGTCGATGGTGGAGGCCTTCGAGCGCACCACTGGCCACCTGTCGTTGCGGCTGCAGGCTGCCCTGGAGGCCGGGCAGGCGGCGGGAGGCGATACGCGCGGGATGCAGTCGGCCGCGATGGTGATCGTGAAGCAGGGCGCGGGCGTGTGGCTCCACAACGACGTCGTGCTCCGGTTGCAGGTGGACGACGCCCCGGAGCCGATCAAGGAGCTGCGCCGCCTCGTGGAGAAGGCAGCCGAACAGCGCGCGCGCATCCGTCGTTAG
- a CDS encoding VOC family protein encodes MSSPSVAISRLGQVAIPAQDIARAIAFYRDTLGLRLLFEAPPKLAFFDCGGVRLMLSEPEGGTAFQPGSILYYLVEDLPAAHEALVARGVAFLHAPQCIATMPDHALWMAFLNDSEGNVVGLMSEVRS; translated from the coding sequence ATGAGCAGTCCGTCCGTCGCCATTTCGCGCCTGGGGCAGGTCGCCATCCCGGCGCAGGACATCGCGCGCGCGATCGCCTTCTACCGGGATACGCTCGGGCTTCGCCTGCTGTTCGAGGCGCCACCCAAGCTGGCGTTCTTCGACTGCGGCGGGGTACGCCTGATGCTCTCCGAGCCGGAGGGCGGGACCGCGTTCCAGCCCGGATCCATCCTGTACTACCTCGTCGAGGACCTTCCCGCGGCGCACGAGGCGCTCGTGGCACGCGGGGTCGCGTTCCTGCACGCGCCGCAATGCATCGCGACGATGCCGGATCATGCGCTCTGGATGGCGTTCCTCAACGACTCGGAAGGGAACGTGGTCGGACTGATGAGCGAGGTGCGGTCCTAG
- a CDS encoding MarR family transcriptional regulator gives MARDPDDTCTPARVADRLHSTAIHLLRRLRAEDRRTGLSGPRASALSVVVFGGPITLGDLAAAEQVKPPTMTRLVTALEAHGLVKREGDADDARVVRVRATPKGIRLLQEGRARRIARLQAALQELPEADVVVLGRATAILGEVLARL, from the coding sequence ATGGCAAGAGATCCTGACGACACGTGTACACCGGCTCGGGTGGCCGACCGCCTCCACTCGACCGCGATTCATCTCCTGCGACGCCTGCGCGCCGAGGACCGCAGGACCGGTCTGAGCGGCCCCCGCGCCTCGGCGCTCTCGGTCGTCGTCTTCGGCGGCCCCATCACCCTGGGAGACCTTGCGGCGGCCGAGCAGGTCAAGCCCCCCACGATGACGCGACTCGTCACGGCACTCGAGGCGCACGGACTGGTCAAGCGCGAGGGCGATGCGGACGACGCCCGCGTCGTGCGGGTGCGGGCGACGCCCAAGGGGATCCGCCTGCTGCAAGAGGGGAGGGCGCGTCGCATCGCCCGGCTGCAAGCCGCGCTGCAGGAGTTGCCGGAGGCGGACGTGGTGGTGCTCGGCCGCGCCACGGCGATCCTCGGCGAGGTCCTGGCGCGGCTGTGA
- a CDS encoding proline dehydrogenase family protein, with protein sequence MSLARNALLRASKSQWLASQMTQRAFARRAVKRFMPGEKLSDALDAAQTLSPARIGTIITRLGETLTGERNTDEVRDHYLSALGEIVRRKLPTQVSVKPTQLGLDLSVDECVRQIAPIAAAAAAEGQLLWIDMEDSSYVDRTLELYEKLKAANDKVGLCLQSYLFRTPKDLQRLLAIKPAIRMVKGAYAEPASVAFPAKSDTDAQYLSLGVTLLKAAKQGGAFPVFGTHDMSLIQQLVATAAELGVAPGKFEIHMLYGIRSAEQRALAAQGHAVRCLISYGNNWFPWYMRRLAERPANVWFVVRSAFM encoded by the coding sequence ATGTCACTCGCGCGCAACGCCCTGCTCCGCGCCTCGAAGTCCCAATGGCTCGCCTCGCAGATGACGCAGCGGGCGTTTGCCCGTCGCGCCGTCAAGCGCTTCATGCCCGGCGAGAAGCTGTCCGACGCCCTCGATGCGGCGCAGACCCTATCACCCGCACGGATCGGGACGATCATCACCCGATTGGGCGAGACGCTCACCGGCGAGCGCAATACCGACGAAGTGCGCGATCACTACCTCTCGGCGTTAGGCGAGATCGTCCGGCGCAAGCTCCCGACGCAGGTGTCGGTCAAGCCGACGCAGCTCGGGCTCGACCTCTCGGTGGACGAATGCGTGCGACAGATTGCCCCCATCGCCGCGGCGGCCGCCGCCGAGGGGCAGCTCCTGTGGATCGACATGGAGGACTCGTCGTACGTCGACCGCACGCTGGAGCTGTACGAGAAGCTCAAGGCCGCGAACGACAAGGTGGGACTCTGCCTGCAGTCCTACCTGTTCCGCACCCCCAAGGACCTGCAGAGGCTCCTGGCGATCAAGCCGGCGATCCGCATGGTGAAGGGCGCCTACGCCGAGCCCGCGTCGGTGGCCTTCCCGGCCAAGAGCGACACCGACGCGCAGTACCTGTCGTTAGGTGTGACGCTGCTGAAGGCCGCGAAGCAGGGCGGCGCCTTCCCGGTCTTCGGGACGCACGACATGTCGCTGATCCAGCAGCTGGTCGCCACGGCGGCCGAGCTTGGCGTCGCCCCGGGGAAGTTCGAGATCCACATGCTCTACGGCATTCGCTCGGCCGAGCAGCGTGCGCTCGCCGCGCAGGGACACGCGGTGCGCTGCCTTATCAGCTACGGCAACAACTGGTTCCCCTGGTACATGCGCCGTCTCGCCGAGCGTCCGGCCAACGTCTGGTTCGTGGTGCGTAGCGCGTTCATGTGA
- a CDS encoding DUF3623 family protein: MTALALATIGAVAWGVRGARNRLALWTLLLFWGAHQSAKLNLFVGVVNSGAEIFPPYLEHLVRYFGPERNAPLLWVTIAAYGVFALWMLIPRSADDNGGRMRRLVIGALASLAAVEHGFLATRLPIMLWELFLRVGRG; encoded by the coding sequence GTGACGGCGCTGGCGCTGGCAACGATCGGGGCAGTGGCGTGGGGGGTGCGTGGCGCGCGCAACCGCCTGGCGCTGTGGACGCTGCTCCTCTTTTGGGGGGCGCACCAGAGCGCGAAGCTCAACCTGTTCGTGGGGGTGGTGAACTCGGGGGCGGAAATCTTTCCGCCGTATCTCGAGCACCTCGTGCGCTACTTCGGGCCCGAGCGCAATGCGCCGCTCCTGTGGGTGACGATCGCGGCGTACGGCGTGTTCGCGCTGTGGATGCTCATTCCCCGTTCGGCAGATGACAACGGGGGGCGGATGCGGCGCCTGGTGATCGGGGCGTTGGCATCGCTGGCGGCCGTCGAGCACGGCTTCCTGGCGACGCGCCTGCCGATCATGCTGTGGGAACTCTTTCTGCGGGTGGGCCGCGGCTGA
- the thiL gene encoding thiamine-phosphate kinase: MIARWGTAASGIGDDAAVLDLPPGERVVVSTDASVEGVHFRRDWLTATEIGYRATAAALSDLAAMAAAPRGLVVALGIPERWLPEVEALADGIGEAARLSGTPIVGGDVTRASELSVTCTVIGSTATPTHRHAVLPGDLIYVTGVLGGPTAALRSLMRGEAVDPMARERFAHPRPRLQEALWLAQHGVRAMIDISDGLASELRHLAVASGLEMRIDADRIPIMRGCTLQDAIRGGEEYELILTSPQALDANDFARTFALPLSEIGRARVSEEPSVIAVRSGGAERVDLSVGYDHFSP; this comes from the coding sequence ATGATCGCACGCTGGGGCACGGCGGCGTCGGGCATCGGCGATGACGCCGCGGTGCTCGATCTCCCACCCGGCGAACGCGTCGTGGTGAGCACCGACGCGTCGGTCGAAGGCGTCCACTTTCGACGCGACTGGCTCACGGCGACCGAAATCGGCTATCGCGCCACGGCGGCCGCACTCAGCGACCTCGCGGCGATGGCCGCCGCCCCCCGCGGCTTGGTCGTCGCCCTTGGCATCCCCGAACGCTGGCTCCCGGAGGTCGAGGCGCTCGCAGACGGGATCGGCGAAGCCGCGAGGCTCTCGGGGACGCCGATCGTCGGGGGGGACGTTACCCGCGCCTCCGAGCTGTCGGTCACCTGCACGGTCATCGGCTCCACGGCCACACCGACGCATCGCCACGCGGTCCTCCCGGGCGACCTGATCTACGTCACGGGCGTACTCGGCGGCCCCACGGCGGCGCTGCGTTCGCTGATGCGCGGCGAGGCCGTCGACCCCATGGCGCGCGAGCGATTCGCCCACCCGCGTCCGCGCCTGCAGGAAGCCCTGTGGCTGGCACAGCACGGCGTGCGGGCCATGATCGACATCTCCGATGGACTCGCGTCCGAGCTTCGGCATCTCGCCGTCGCCAGTGGACTCGAGATGCGGATCGACGCTGACCGAATTCCGATCATGCGCGGTTGCACCTTGCAGGACGCGATTCGCGGAGGCGAGGAGTATGAACTCATCCTCACCTCACCGCAGGCGCTCGATGCCAACGACTTCGCGCGCACGTTCGCCCTGCCGCTCAGTGAGATCGGGCGGGCGCGCGTCTCCGAGGAGCCGTCGGTGATTGCCGTACGCTCTGGGGGCGCGGAGCGCGTTGACCTCAGTGTGGGGTACGATCACTTTTCGCCGTGA
- a CDS encoding OsmC family protein, protein MPASHDAGESRPAQTPTEDEGTFSVTLTLEQGYRFAVDPELAGAEGFHVDETPPLGEGSAPNPSRVLATAMASCLASSLAFCLRKARIELRGLRVTAKGTLVRNERKRLRVGSLHIELFPEVSEADEPRMQRCLEIFEDFCVVTESVRHGIPVVVGVETHTS, encoded by the coding sequence ATGCCCGCATCCCACGACGCCGGCGAATCGCGTCCGGCGCAGACGCCGACCGAAGACGAGGGGACCTTCAGCGTCACCCTCACGCTCGAGCAGGGCTACCGATTCGCGGTCGATCCCGAGCTCGCTGGAGCGGAAGGTTTCCACGTCGACGAGACGCCGCCGCTCGGGGAGGGGAGTGCACCCAACCCGTCGCGCGTCCTCGCCACCGCCATGGCCTCCTGCCTCGCCTCATCACTCGCCTTCTGCCTGCGCAAGGCGCGCATCGAACTGCGCGGGCTCCGTGTGACGGCGAAGGGGACACTCGTGCGCAACGAGCGCAAGCGCCTGCGCGTCGGGAGCCTCCACATCGAGCTCTTTCCGGAGGTGTCGGAAGCCGACGAGCCCCGCATGCAGCGATGCCTCGAGATCTTCGAGGACTTCTGCGTGGTCACGGAAAGCGTGCGCCACGGGATCCCGGTCGTCGTCGGCGTCGAGACGCACACGAGCTGA